One Cupriavidus oxalaticus genomic region harbors:
- a CDS encoding glucan biosynthesis protein G → MSQIATPRLSAIFTVPVPEPARRSARAGVRIAAWLGGGVLAFCAMTAQAFDFDTVAARAKQLAASPYKAPQQNLPRELRELSYERYREIEYKPERFAWRGTRLPFELSFFHEGMVFDQPVRIHEIVGNSVREFRFDPAAFNYGPHKVDAAKLKGLGFAGFRILYPLNQGKRKDELASFLGASYFRALGKDQWYGLSARGLAVDTALNSGEEFPRFVEYWIERPGPNAKEITVYALMDSRRMSGAYRFTIKPGTETAMEVKSRLFLRENVTKLGLAPLTSMYLFGENQPAPARDFRPEVHDSDGLSIHLGTGEWVWRPLVNPKRLLVTSFAATNPQGFGLMQRDRSFNSYQELGAWYERRPSGWVQPRGNWGSGRVELVQIPTPDETNDNIVAYWVPDNPPKPKQPFDYEYRLLWQKDGEQLPPLSWVSQTRLGQGQSASKEDTSFSLVVDFEGPGFRKLPADVRIDPVVSADANGELLKTSVQRNEATGGWRMTMVMRRKDETKPVELRGYLRNGNTTLSETWSYILPPG, encoded by the coding sequence ATGTCACAGATCGCCACGCCACGCTTGTCCGCAATATTTACCGTGCCTGTCCCCGAGCCGGCCCGCCGCAGCGCGCGCGCCGGCGTACGGATCGCGGCATGGCTGGGCGGTGGCGTCCTGGCATTTTGCGCCATGACGGCGCAGGCGTTCGACTTCGATACCGTCGCCGCACGTGCCAAGCAGCTCGCGGCCTCGCCATACAAGGCGCCGCAGCAAAACCTGCCGCGCGAACTGCGCGAACTTTCGTACGAGCGCTATCGCGAGATCGAATACAAGCCCGAGCGTTTCGCCTGGCGCGGCACGCGCTTGCCGTTCGAGCTGTCGTTTTTCCATGAGGGCATGGTGTTCGACCAGCCGGTGCGCATCCATGAAATAGTGGGCAACAGCGTGCGTGAATTCCGCTTCGATCCCGCCGCGTTCAACTACGGGCCGCACAAGGTGGACGCCGCCAAGCTCAAGGGCCTGGGCTTCGCCGGCTTCCGCATCCTGTATCCGCTGAACCAGGGCAAGCGCAAGGACGAACTGGCGTCGTTCCTCGGTGCCAGCTATTTCCGTGCGCTCGGCAAGGACCAGTGGTACGGCCTGTCGGCGCGTGGCCTGGCGGTGGACACCGCGCTCAATTCCGGCGAGGAATTCCCCCGCTTCGTTGAATACTGGATCGAGCGGCCTGGCCCCAATGCCAAGGAGATCACCGTCTACGCGCTGATGGATTCGCGCCGCATGAGCGGCGCCTACCGCTTCACCATCAAGCCGGGCACCGAGACCGCGATGGAGGTCAAGTCGCGCCTGTTCCTGCGCGAGAACGTGACCAAGCTGGGCCTGGCGCCGCTGACCAGCATGTATCTGTTCGGCGAGAACCAGCCGGCGCCGGCGCGGGATTTCCGGCCCGAGGTGCATGACTCGGACGGCCTGTCGATCCACCTGGGTACCGGCGAATGGGTATGGCGGCCGCTGGTCAACCCCAAGCGCCTGCTGGTGACGTCCTTTGCGGCGACCAATCCGCAGGGCTTCGGGCTGATGCAGCGCGACCGCAGCTTCAACAGCTACCAGGAGCTCGGCGCATGGTATGAACGCCGCCCGAGCGGCTGGGTGCAGCCGCGCGGCAACTGGGGCTCGGGCCGGGTCGAGCTGGTGCAGATCCCGACGCCGGACGAGACCAACGACAACATCGTCGCGTACTGGGTGCCGGACAACCCGCCCAAGCCCAAGCAGCCCTTCGACTACGAGTACCGGTTGCTGTGGCAGAAGGACGGCGAACAGCTGCCGCCGCTGTCGTGGGTGAGCCAGACCCGGCTGGGCCAGGGCCAGTCGGCCAGCAAGGAGGACACGAGCTTTTCGCTGGTGGTGGACTTCGAAGGCCCGGGCTTTCGCAAGCTGCCCGCGGACGTTCGCATCGACCCGGTGGTTTCGGCCGATGCCAACGGTGAACTGCTGAAGACGTCGGTACAGCGCAATGAAGCGACCGGCGGCTGGCGCATGACCATGGTGATGCGCCGCAAGGATGAAACCAAGCCGGTAGAGTTGCGCGGCTATCTTCGCAACGGCAATACAACCCTATCCGAGACGTGGAGCTACATCTTACCCCCAGGCTAA
- a CDS encoding IS481 family transposase: MPWSQITVKQQREEFVRLARQADANIAELCRRFCISRKTGYKWLNREDLDDRTRRPHSSPGRTPAAVEESVLAIRAEHSAWGARKIARVLERDHCVQIAPSTVNWVLRRHGLIDPAASAAATAWQRFEHDRPNALWQIDFKGHFATDTQRCHPLTVLDDHSRFNVLLRALGNEQFESVQEALENAFARYGLPERINADNGPPWGSPVPRALTTLGAWLIRLGVRLSHSRPRHPQTNGKDERFHRTMQAELLANQRFRDLDDAQHHFSHWRHVYNFKRPHHALDMETPASRYAPSPRAMPHELPPIEYGSDDIVRKVGDGGRICFRGKTFRVGRALIGTPVALRPRVDLDGTFDVYFCHQKVATIDLQQAD; the protein is encoded by the coding sequence TTGCCCTGGAGCCAAATCACCGTGAAGCAGCAAAGAGAAGAGTTCGTCCGCCTGGCACGCCAGGCGGACGCCAATATTGCGGAGCTTTGCCGCCGCTTTTGCATCAGTCGCAAGACCGGTTACAAGTGGTTGAACCGAGAAGATCTGGACGACCGAACTCGGCGGCCACATAGCTCTCCCGGCCGAACTCCAGCGGCAGTCGAAGAGAGCGTGCTAGCGATACGAGCCGAACATTCGGCTTGGGGCGCCCGCAAGATCGCACGCGTGCTGGAACGTGACCACTGCGTCCAAATCGCTCCCAGCACAGTCAATTGGGTGCTGCGCCGCCATGGCTTGATCGATCCGGCCGCCAGTGCGGCCGCTACAGCATGGCAGCGCTTCGAGCACGACCGGCCCAATGCACTATGGCAAATTGACTTTAAAGGCCACTTCGCCACCGACACGCAGCGGTGCCATCCGCTCACAGTCTTGGACGATCACTCCCGCTTCAATGTGCTGCTCAGGGCCTTGGGCAACGAACAGTTTGAATCCGTACAGGAAGCGTTAGAGAACGCGTTCGCGCGCTACGGGCTGCCCGAGCGGATCAATGCAGACAATGGCCCACCTTGGGGTTCTCCGGTGCCCCGGGCACTTACCACGTTGGGCGCTTGGCTGATTCGCCTGGGCGTGCGGCTCAGTCATAGCCGACCTCGCCATCCTCAGACCAACGGTAAGGACGAGCGCTTCCATCGAACCATGCAGGCAGAGCTGCTGGCCAACCAGCGCTTCCGGGATCTGGATGATGCGCAGCATCACTTCAGCCATTGGCGCCACGTGTACAACTTCAAGCGCCCACACCACGCGCTGGATATGGAGACACCCGCAAGCCGCTATGCGCCTAGTCCACGGGCGATGCCGCACGAACTCCCGCCCATCGAGTACGGCAGCGATGACATCGTGCGAAAGGTAGGCGACGGTGGGCGCATCTGCTTCCGAGGAAAGACGTTCCGGGTCGGACGAGCCTTGATCGGAACGCCCGTAGCGTTGCGCCCTCGCGTGGATCTGGACGGCACCTTTGACGTCTACTTCTGCCATCAAAAGGTGGCCACAATAGACCTACAGCAGGCCGACTAA
- a CDS encoding surface-adhesin E family protein yields the protein MMFRIFRHAAALAGCMLGLAVPTAHAEGSAMPAQPPAAAAGLYECQVQGAGTVFRSTPREGCHLVAAPDPGAPDPQRWLPLMGANGVISYFDQSAIRRQGAQVGVVLMRNSPAGVIRTANGEPIRSSLKRMVLDCATSMFAVVEQTLYSKRYARGNSLYTIRAPQYGTFQPAGPGTIAGELLRRLCR from the coding sequence ATGATGTTCCGCATTTTTCGGCATGCTGCCGCGCTGGCCGGCTGCATGCTCGGCCTGGCCGTGCCGACTGCTCATGCCGAAGGCAGTGCCATGCCGGCCCAGCCTCCGGCCGCGGCAGCCGGCCTTTATGAATGCCAGGTGCAGGGCGCCGGCACCGTGTTCCGCTCCACGCCCCGGGAAGGCTGCCACCTGGTGGCTGCGCCCGACCCTGGCGCGCCCGATCCGCAGCGCTGGTTGCCGCTGATGGGTGCCAACGGCGTGATCTCGTACTTCGACCAGTCCGCGATCCGGCGCCAGGGCGCGCAGGTCGGTGTCGTGCTGATGCGCAATTCACCGGCGGGCGTGATCCGCACCGCCAACGGCGAACCGATCCGCTCGTCGCTCAAGCGCATGGTGCTCGACTGTGCCACGTCGATGTTCGCGGTGGTCGAGCAGACGCTGTACAGCAAGCGCTATGCGCGCGGCAATTCGCTCTATACGATCCGTGCGCCACAGTACGGCACCTTCCAGCCTGCCGGCCCCGGCACGATCGCGGGTGAACTGCTGCGCAGGCTGTGCCGCTGA
- a CDS encoding RT0821/Lpp0805 family surface protein: MLPRQTDRPFRPAVRAVTRAAIAGVLGSTLLLAMAAPAHAYFDNYLSGSIIGTLNEKEGASLSQSVRKALNDTADGQSVTWTYPANGRRPQVDGTITPVESKTDKGQQCRRLESELKRGSSQEHWKGWFCKQPSGQWKARHVDG, encoded by the coding sequence ATGCTGCCTCGGCAAACAGACCGCCCGTTCCGCCCTGCCGTCCGCGCCGTCACCCGTGCCGCCATCGCCGGCGTGCTCGGCTCCACGCTGCTGCTCGCCATGGCCGCGCCGGCCCACGCGTACTTCGACAACTACCTGAGCGGATCCATCATCGGCACGCTCAACGAGAAGGAAGGTGCCTCGCTGTCGCAGTCGGTGCGCAAGGCGCTGAACGATACCGCCGACGGCCAGTCGGTGACCTGGACCTATCCGGCCAACGGCCGGCGCCCGCAGGTCGATGGCACCATCACCCCTGTCGAAAGCAAGACCGACAAGGGCCAGCAGTGCCGGCGGCTGGAGTCGGAGCTCAAGCGCGGCAGCTCGCAGGAGCACTGGAAAGGCTGGTTCTGCAAGCAGCCCAGCGGGCAATGGAAGGCCCGCCACGTCGACGGCTGA
- a CDS encoding mechanosensitive ion channel family protein, giving the protein MDATTFDNLKTLVVAYATQFGVKILAALAFWVIGRWLIHFVVRMVQNALTRQKVDPTLLRYVGSIVTVTLNVVLVIGILGYFGIQTTTFAALIAAAGVAIGMAWSGLMSNFAAGAFLVVLRPFKVGDFVTIGGVTGTVREIGLFATTLDTPDNVQTVIGNNKIFSDTIQNFTANPFRRVELKAQLASSTDVADAVALLKSRIAQIPNVLPEPAVDVEILEFTLVGPVLAVRPYCHNDDYWQVYFDTNRIIRECFGQAGYAAPMPAHMVVVQQAAALQQAA; this is encoded by the coding sequence ATGGATGCCACGACTTTCGACAACCTCAAGACCCTGGTGGTCGCCTATGCGACGCAGTTCGGGGTCAAGATCCTGGCAGCGCTAGCGTTCTGGGTCATCGGCCGATGGCTGATCCATTTCGTGGTACGGATGGTGCAGAATGCGCTCACCAGACAGAAGGTCGACCCGACACTGCTGCGCTATGTGGGTTCGATCGTCACGGTCACGCTGAACGTGGTGCTGGTGATCGGCATCCTCGGCTACTTCGGCATCCAGACCACCACCTTTGCCGCGCTGATTGCCGCGGCCGGCGTGGCCATCGGCATGGCATGGTCGGGGTTGATGTCGAATTTCGCGGCGGGCGCCTTCCTGGTGGTGCTGCGGCCGTTCAAGGTGGGGGATTTCGTTACCATCGGCGGCGTCACCGGCACGGTGCGTGAGATCGGGCTGTTCGCCACCACGCTCGACACGCCGGACAACGTCCAGACCGTGATCGGCAACAACAAGATTTTCAGCGACACGATCCAGAACTTTACCGCCAACCCGTTCCGGCGCGTGGAGCTGAAGGCGCAGCTCGCATCCAGCACCGACGTGGCCGATGCCGTGGCGCTGCTCAAGTCGCGCATCGCGCAGATCCCGAACGTGCTGCCCGAACCCGCGGTCGACGTGGAGATACTGGAGTTCACGCTGGTCGGGCCGGTGCTGGCGGTACGCCCGTATTGCCACAACGACGATTACTGGCAGGTCTACTTCGACACCAACCGCATCATCCGCGAGTGCTTCGGCCAGGCCGGCTATGCCGCGCCCATGCCGGCACACATGGTGGTCGTACAGCAGGCCGCTGCCTTGCAGCAGGCTGCCTGA
- a CDS encoding mechanosensitive ion channel family protein — MAALAAWWRQIAILWALACLPAWAATQATAPAPAPVPIAVPSGEVAELRLMDRPIAMLRAAIGGATPAMRVARAQQLFDGLTEAELAQPLGQLSGTLGDAPMIAFRLGDRLLFALAVQDLSPEDNLTLEAAGAQAAAALRQAIAARRAHLHWPNLVRGMALSLLGLGVLAVLAWGVSRASTALRARLRTALQRHVALHLERRAGQFDWTGTLFQLVARLVQIVAVGVVLVLVFAWLEFALEQFPLTQPMGDRMGAFILHLLSDIALSMVGAVPGLVTAVVILLITRAVQRLVSNIFKAVQKGQISVPGLHAETAGATRRLAAALIWALGFTFAYPYIPGSDSDVFKGLSVLLGFMVTLGSANVVNQLMSGMVVVYSRALRRGDMVCIGDTVGTVASLDALSVKVINLRNEEVTLPNAVVVGSAIHNYTRHGSVRDTGTTEGWQAAMISTSVTIGYDTPWRQVHAMLLAAAAQAEHVAASPTPFVLQRGLSDFYVEYELFAALDDPRNRFFALSALHAAIQDQFNTHGVQIMSPHFMAQPEQAVYVPEARWFAQPGSAQIDPAARPHRAPSRAA; from the coding sequence ATGGCAGCGCTTGCAGCATGGTGGCGGCAAATCGCAATCCTGTGGGCGCTGGCGTGCCTGCCGGCATGGGCGGCCACGCAGGCAACTGCACCAGCACCAGCGCCGGTACCGATCGCCGTGCCCAGCGGCGAGGTCGCGGAACTGCGGCTGATGGACCGTCCCATCGCCATGCTGCGCGCAGCAATTGGCGGCGCGACGCCGGCCATGCGCGTAGCGCGCGCCCAGCAGTTGTTCGACGGTCTTACCGAAGCCGAACTGGCCCAGCCGCTCGGGCAGCTCAGCGGCACCCTCGGCGATGCGCCGATGATCGCGTTCCGGCTCGGCGACCGGCTGTTGTTCGCCCTGGCCGTGCAAGATCTTTCCCCGGAAGACAACCTCACGCTGGAGGCTGCGGGGGCGCAGGCCGCGGCGGCGCTGCGCCAGGCCATTGCCGCGCGGCGCGCGCACCTGCACTGGCCCAACCTGGTGCGCGGGATGGCACTGAGCCTGTTGGGCCTGGGCGTGCTGGCCGTGCTGGCCTGGGGCGTCTCGCGCGCAAGCACGGCGCTGCGCGCGCGCCTGCGCACGGCATTGCAACGCCACGTGGCGCTGCACCTCGAACGCCGGGCCGGCCAGTTCGACTGGACCGGCACGCTCTTCCAGCTGGTTGCACGCCTGGTGCAGATCGTTGCCGTGGGCGTGGTGCTGGTGCTGGTCTTTGCCTGGCTGGAGTTCGCGCTCGAACAGTTTCCGCTGACGCAGCCGATGGGCGACCGCATGGGCGCGTTCATCCTTCACCTGCTGTCGGACATTGCCTTGTCGATGGTTGGGGCGGTGCCTGGGCTGGTGACGGCAGTGGTGATCCTGCTGATCACCCGTGCTGTGCAGCGGCTGGTATCGAACATCTTCAAGGCGGTGCAGAAGGGCCAGATCTCGGTGCCAGGGCTGCATGCCGAGACCGCCGGTGCCACGCGGCGCCTGGCCGCGGCGTTGATCTGGGCGCTGGGCTTCACCTTTGCCTACCCCTATATCCCCGGCTCGGACAGCGATGTGTTCAAGGGCCTGTCGGTGCTGCTCGGCTTTATGGTGACGCTCGGCTCGGCCAACGTGGTCAACCAGCTGATGAGCGGCATGGTGGTGGTGTACTCGCGCGCGCTGCGGCGCGGGGACATGGTATGCATTGGCGACACCGTCGGCACGGTGGCCTCGCTCGACGCGCTGTCGGTCAAGGTCATCAACCTGCGCAACGAAGAGGTGACGCTGCCGAACGCGGTGGTGGTCGGCAGCGCGATCCACAACTACACCCGCCACGGCAGCGTGCGCGATACCGGCACGACAGAGGGCTGGCAGGCCGCGATGATTTCGACCTCGGTCACCATCGGCTACGACACGCCATGGCGGCAGGTCCATGCCATGCTGCTGGCCGCCGCCGCGCAGGCCGAACATGTGGCGGCGTCACCGACGCCGTTCGTGCTGCAGCGTGGCTTGTCGGATTTCTATGTCGAATACGAACTGTTTGCCGCGCTGGATGATCCGCGCAATCGGTTCTTCGCGCTATCCGCGCTGCACGCGGCGATCCAGGACCAGTTCAACACGCACGGCGTGCAGATCATGTCGCCGCACTTCATGGCGCAGCCGGAGCAGGCCGTCTACGTGCCCGAAGCCAGATGGTTCGCGCAGCCGGGCAGCGCACAGATCGATCCGGCCGCACGGCCGCACCGGGCGCCGTCGCGCGCCGCATGA
- the mdoH gene encoding glucans biosynthesis glucosyltransferase MdoH codes for MELHLTPRLKQRPAQAAACERYVDRLPVSPEIRSELLADMPGAAAAPVASLAPVSPASPVIPVVGDGRDAQEAISRLQSRLAAKDAPAVQGGGAYASVGRRFTIAYGNPQIGGEPLLQRREDGTVKVDTGPEPERSSMVPRQWPPHIVTGWLRNAWRRMLGRPPVPETWDTLHDGPDAEGKWHPAGSHRRWFLLALVVIQTVLATYFMTSVLPYHGADPLEIAVLGLFAILFSWVSAGFWTAMMGFLVLAKGGDRHLISRSAAPDGPLAPEARTAIIMPICNEDVTRVFAGLRATYESLARTSHLSNFDFIVLSDSGNPDLRTAEHDAWMELCRAVGGFGRIFYRWRRHRVKRKTGNVADFCRRWGSKYRYMVVLDADSVMSGDCLATLVRLMEANPGAGIIQTAPLAVGRETLYARVQQFATRVYGPLFTAGLHYWQLGESHYWGHNAIIRVKPFIEHCALAPLPGRGPLSGEILSHDFVEAALMRRAGWGVWIAYDLEGSYEELPPNLLDEVKRDRRWCQGNLMNFRLWLKQGFHVVHRAVFLTGIMAYLSAPLWLLFLLLSTAMLAKHALVPPEYFTQPYQMFPTWPEWHPEKALALFSATATLLFLPKLASVVLLMKQARRYGGAVQLFASMLVEVLLSALLAPTRMLFHTKFVIAAYSGWGISWKSPPREDAETSWGEAFRRHGWHTALGLAWGGLVYWLNPWYVLWLLPIVGSLALSIPLSVMLSRVSLGRASRNAGLFMIPEETLVPREIVETQQHVENAADTPDFVDAVVDPVTNALMCATATARPVQPEAARRRHETLVEHALTNGPRALTPAQKHLLLGNPFALARLHELVWGSPLADAGWKDTRMLVRRAANVLPLRPRAA; via the coding sequence GTGGAGCTACATCTTACCCCCAGGCTAAAGCAGCGACCGGCCCAGGCAGCGGCATGCGAACGCTATGTCGACCGCCTGCCCGTATCGCCTGAAATCCGCAGCGAACTGCTGGCCGATATGCCCGGCGCGGCCGCGGCGCCGGTGGCATCGCTGGCGCCGGTGAGTCCGGCAAGCCCTGTCATCCCGGTGGTCGGCGACGGCCGCGATGCGCAGGAAGCGATCTCGCGCCTGCAGTCGCGCCTTGCCGCCAAGGACGCGCCCGCCGTGCAGGGCGGCGGCGCCTACGCTTCGGTCGGCCGCCGTTTCACCATCGCTTACGGCAACCCGCAGATTGGTGGCGAGCCGCTGCTGCAGCGGCGCGAAGACGGCACCGTCAAGGTCGACACCGGCCCCGAGCCCGAGCGCAGCTCGATGGTGCCGCGCCAGTGGCCGCCGCATATCGTTACCGGTTGGCTGCGCAATGCCTGGCGCCGCATGCTGGGCCGCCCGCCCGTGCCCGAAACCTGGGACACGCTGCACGACGGCCCCGATGCCGAAGGCAAGTGGCACCCGGCCGGCTCGCACCGCCGCTGGTTCCTGCTGGCGCTGGTCGTGATCCAGACCGTGCTGGCCACCTACTTCATGACCAGCGTGCTGCCATACCACGGGGCCGACCCGCTCGAGATCGCGGTGCTGGGCCTGTTCGCCATCCTGTTTTCGTGGGTGTCGGCGGGCTTCTGGACCGCGATGATGGGCTTCCTGGTGCTGGCCAAGGGCGGCGACCGGCATCTGATCTCGCGCTCCGCCGCACCCGACGGGCCGCTAGCGCCCGAGGCGCGCACCGCGATCATCATGCCGATCTGCAATGAGGACGTGACGCGGGTGTTCGCGGGATTGCGCGCGACCTATGAATCGCTGGCGCGCACCAGCCACCTGTCCAATTTCGACTTCATCGTGCTGTCCGATAGCGGCAACCCGGACCTGCGCACCGCCGAGCACGACGCGTGGATGGAACTGTGCCGCGCGGTGGGCGGTTTTGGCCGCATCTTCTATCGCTGGCGCCGCCATCGCGTCAAGCGCAAGACCGGCAACGTCGCCGATTTCTGCCGCCGCTGGGGCAGCAAGTACCGCTACATGGTGGTGCTCGATGCCGACAGCGTGATGAGCGGCGACTGCCTGGCCACGCTGGTGCGGCTGATGGAGGCCAACCCCGGTGCCGGCATCATCCAGACGGCGCCGCTGGCCGTGGGCCGCGAGACGCTGTATGCGCGTGTGCAGCAGTTCGCCACGCGCGTGTACGGGCCGCTGTTTACCGCGGGCCTGCACTACTGGCAGCTGGGCGAATCGCACTACTGGGGCCACAACGCCATCATCCGTGTCAAGCCGTTCATCGAGCATTGCGCGCTGGCGCCGCTGCCCGGCCGCGGCCCGCTGTCCGGCGAGATCCTGTCGCACGATTTCGTCGAAGCGGCGCTGATGCGCCGTGCCGGCTGGGGCGTGTGGATCGCCTATGACCTCGAAGGCTCGTACGAAGAGCTGCCGCCGAACCTGCTCGACGAAGTCAAGCGCGACCGCCGCTGGTGCCAGGGCAACCTGATGAATTTCCGGCTGTGGCTCAAGCAGGGCTTCCACGTGGTGCACCGCGCGGTGTTCCTGACCGGCATCATGGCCTACCTGTCGGCGCCGCTGTGGCTGTTGTTCCTGCTGCTGTCCACGGCAATGCTGGCCAAGCATGCACTGGTGCCGCCGGAGTACTTCACGCAGCCGTACCAGATGTTCCCGACCTGGCCCGAGTGGCATCCGGAGAAGGCGCTGGCGCTGTTCTCGGCGACCGCCACGCTGCTGTTCCTGCCCAAGCTCGCCAGCGTGGTGCTGCTGATGAAGCAGGCGCGGCGCTACGGCGGCGCGGTGCAGCTGTTTGCCAGCATGCTGGTCGAGGTGCTGCTGTCAGCGCTGCTGGCACCGACGCGGATGCTGTTCCATACCAAGTTCGTGATCGCCGCCTACAGCGGCTGGGGTATCTCGTGGAAATCGCCGCCGCGCGAAGACGCCGAAACCTCCTGGGGCGAGGCGTTCCGCCGCCACGGCTGGCATACCGCGCTGGGGCTTGCGTGGGGCGGGCTGGTCTACTGGCTGAACCCGTGGTACGTGCTGTGGCTGCTGCCGATTGTCGGGTCGCTGGCATTGTCGATCCCGTTGTCGGTGATGCTGTCGCGCGTGTCGCTGGGCCGTGCCTCGCGCAATGCGGGCCTGTTCATGATCCCGGAAGAAACGCTGGTGCCGCGCGAGATCGTCGAGACGCAGCAGCATGTCGAGAACGCCGCGGACACGCCTGACTTTGTCGATGCGGTGGTTGACCCCGTCACCAATGCGCTGATGTGCGCGACCGCGACGGCGCGGCCGGTGCAGCCCGAAGCGGCACGCCGGCGCCACGAAACGCTGGTCGAGCATGCGCTGACGAATGGTCCGCGCGCGCTGACGCCGGCGCAGAAGCACCTGCTGCTGGGCAACCCGTTCGCGCTGGCCCGGCTGCATGAGCTGGTGTGGGGTTCGCCGCTGGCCGATGCCGGCTGGAAGGATACGCGCATGCTGGTGCGCAGGGCGGCCAACGTGCTGCCATTGCGTCCCCGCGCGGCGTGA
- a CDS encoding Bcr/CflA family multidrug efflux MFS transporter, with protein sequence MSRSPSAASTARFPAWLLICGSLMAIAPLSIDMYLPSFPALAGDLGVDIGQVQLTLGTFLVGLALGQAFYGPFSDRFGRKPPLYLGLGLYVVAAIGCALARSAETLMLWRFLQALGGCAGMVMARAVIRDRLEAHESARAFSSLMLVMGLAPILAPVIGSAILTAAGWRTIFWVLAAAGLAILLLVHWRMEESLDLRQAAPLRLGTVARSYGELLRDREFVGYSLSAGFGSAGMFAYISGSPFVLIELHGIAPSHYGFVFGANALGLIVMSQLNSRLVHGRTLDQVLGRALLAPCAAGVVLAVAALAGLATLPMLLAAFFVFIGALGCVTPNASALALAHQGHRAGTASALMGTLQFSLGTLGGAAVSLWRDGTALPLAVVMALCGAGAVLMRYYGRSGAGRAAA encoded by the coding sequence ATGTCCCGTTCCCCGAGCGCTGCCTCGACCGCGCGCTTTCCTGCCTGGCTGTTGATTTGCGGCTCGCTGATGGCGATCGCGCCGCTGTCGATCGACATGTACCTGCCAAGCTTTCCCGCGCTTGCGGGCGATCTTGGCGTCGATATCGGCCAGGTACAGCTGACCCTCGGCACGTTCCTGGTCGGCCTTGCCCTGGGGCAGGCGTTCTACGGGCCGTTCAGCGACCGCTTTGGCCGCAAGCCGCCGCTGTATCTGGGACTGGGCCTCTATGTGGTTGCGGCGATCGGATGCGCGCTGGCGCGCAGTGCCGAGACGCTGATGCTGTGGCGCTTCCTGCAGGCGCTGGGCGGTTGCGCCGGCATGGTGATGGCGCGCGCCGTGATCCGCGACCGGCTCGAGGCACATGAGTCGGCGCGCGCGTTTTCGTCGCTGATGCTGGTGATGGGGCTGGCGCCGATCCTCGCGCCGGTCATCGGCAGCGCGATCCTGACGGCGGCCGGCTGGCGCACGATTTTCTGGGTGCTGGCGGCGGCCGGCCTGGCCATCCTGCTGCTGGTGCACTGGCGCATGGAGGAGTCGCTGGACCTGCGCCAGGCCGCACCGCTGCGGCTTGGCACCGTGGCCAGGAGCTATGGCGAACTGCTGCGCGACCGTGAATTCGTCGGCTACTCGCTGTCGGCAGGCTTCGGGTCGGCGGGGATGTTCGCGTATATCTCGGGTTCGCCGTTCGTGCTGATCGAGCTGCACGGCATTGCGCCGTCGCACTATGGCTTCGTGTTCGGCGCCAATGCGTTGGGCCTGATCGTCATGTCGCAGCTCAACAGCCGGCTAGTGCACGGTCGCACGCTCGACCAGGTCCTGGGGCGGGCGCTGCTGGCGCCTTGTGCCGCCGGCGTGGTGCTGGCCGTGGCGGCGCTGGCCGGGCTGGCGACGCTGCCGATGCTGCTGGCGGCGTTCTTCGTCTTTATCGGCGCGCTGGGCTGCGTCACGCCCAATGCTTCCGCGCTGGCGCTGGCGCACCAGGGGCATCGCGCCGGCACGGCTTCGGCACTGATGGGTACGCTGCAGTTTTCGCTGGGCACGCTCGGCGGGGCGGCCGTCAGCCTGTGGCGCGACGGCACCGCGCTGCCGCTGGCCGTGGTGATGGCGCTATGCGGCGCGGGCGCGGTGCTGATGCGTTACTACGGCCGCTCCGGCGCTGGCCGGGCGGCTGCCTGA